catgttaagaagacacctttctgaacataaatgtgaagtttcgtgctcattcgatgtattgttcacctgatatcttaaccctaaacgttttcttatatttaggcctataacatctacaacttgctgctggctataccttgtttaggactttcaaaagaagtacctgaatgtgcaaccataactgtttcaaaatagcccgcgatagtcatgcaggtaactccgaggtcaagcattgaattggtttgaacaaagatactcataatgtattgagtgctactttggtttgaatgaggaatactacaggaatacacatgagcatgatgaggataatctctattgttgtgaatgagtcaatgaccttcaaaacttaagattttgtttacatacacctactaattggtcatattaaacccaataacattgaaattcttggttgtgaaaaaaagttcacctacttagtgcaattttgattttgtgccatatcggctatcttggatgatttttggcaaatgtcctctaaatgcatgatttcaatgccttggtttgaaaaaataagttatgccagtgactagttaagtgccatttcataagaaacccctttgatactttcacaatatgcttgtttcatgtttgcaaatatgttaaaataaagaaatatataaaggtaaatatatgcttatgccaattttgctcccaactgctatttttggaccttgtcattttatttcgttccaatgaccggtcagaatgggaaactttgataattcataattcgaaaagtttttgaccgattttgaccatttaaccaccaaaatacttctgttgattagttctactcagaaaacaatcttttgaagcaatagggtcaacatgaaattttgatggttatccctaattatataaagaaagttttgctactttgcaatgcAATAAAAtcctaaatgcaaaacgagatcctgtaggCGGCTCCcaaggtggcttaaaaaactaaatgcaaaatgaggtttttaaaaatattgttttcagagtcaagacgcaggtatcattattaagcctcaaatcacttatttattgtcgaataagtgcagagtaggttagatatatatattgaatgttagaccaaagtagctcaaagtacatgtactaatacacttgatccgtgaacttgtcttttttaaagacaaattcttgtttatttcaggTCCGAACAGGGTAAATGAACAGTAAATTTCGATGgaaatattttacacaaaaaatttGAGTTCTCTTCATGAAACTTTTATAATAGCTTAAACTTATTCTTTCTGAATCTTTCTTCTGGTGTCATATGCGTTGAAATTTAGACACAAACAAAACCGTATCATTACCATTTTTCACCATTGCATTctaacaaatgaaaaacaaaacgcaAGTGTTCTAGTGCTTCGCCAAGAAGAAACATCTGTTTGTTttgggctttttttttcaaacttctaCTGTGAttcgtttaaaaaaaataataacctcTCAAAGAATAAGTTGCTATTCAGCGAATCCTGAAGAATATAATCGATTGCTGAAACACTCTCGCAAGCAAATGCATGTAAAGCAAGTGCCTGAAAGACAATGTCAATGTAACGTAATCTTCAATATTCTGCTGAACATTAAGAGTCTTCCGTCATCTTTTCCGTATGTGATCAGACAACAAAACGTTTATTCTTGACTTcacgaaagaaagaatgaaagaaagagagaaagaaatgaattaatgagttgttcACCTGATATGTAAGGCGATGAAATCCATAGCTGAATCTTGATGGTATTCTTGATGTATAATCATCTAATAATGGAGTTCCTCCTTCCTCTATCATCTTTATCAGCTTCTCAGGGAGAAGCTGTTTTCTATCGGTTGTTTTCCCGCCATTTGCGATTATGCCGTAAACTTTAGCCAGTGCTTCAGCTGTTCCATAACCTGTTGCTGACGGGCACTCGAACTCTCTGTTCCGAGGATCATTAAATTTGTAGAACTTTGATTAAAATAGGAAAAGAAACAGGATATTATAACTTATAAGTGAATGCAAATTCCAAGTATATTTTGCTTATCTAGATAAGCTCCTACTAATATAGGGGCCAACCCCTAAAAGTTTTCTcgtcgttggacagatgtttcaaatggacaaatcatacatcacaatgttcagaagagtctggagaatGTTTTTTAAACTAGCTACCGGTATACCtttaaaactaaatggagtagaaacttcaTATATGGCGTGCAGAACGCGTGCCACATAGATATTTAATATCTATGAATAAAATcagtacttaaagccatattataacatttccataagaaacaGACTTGTATTATTTTGCTAtataatgttagttttcactgtcagatatgtcatcttttaatttgggcccaaacagacgaggcaatacaaagaaaatcgctatttaataccagcataTATTATGTCGCCAATTcgagccactcattcgaacgtgagtcgtgtcggatcttttgatatgtcacgactgcccgcacgccatATACGTGCTGTGTTATGGACATCGCGTActtgttcgactaatatttatatcgtaataataaaacgacggttcctgtcagcacctagagtcttgattatTGCAGGGtgtgttagtttactaaagtacataacaatcgtgtaaaaaacagaagtttGAAAATTAttaagggcgtcctcctcagcaaatgttataatatagctttaattcaatgtgatttatggGTGAAAATGTTTCCTTCAAAACCTTACATCTGATGCATCTGCGAAATTTCCGAAGACCTCTTTCCGTTTATTTTGTCCTGTTACCGTTCCCCAAGTAATCTGTCTATTTATCGGGTCCATCTGACTTCTTAAGAAACTCTTGACACCATTTAAATCTTTCCCGTCTGTGAAATATCGTGCTACCCTGTAGTTCAACTCTTTTGGAAGCCCAATGTAGAATTCTATACCTGTGGTAAGATCAATTATAAGGCAATTATAAAGAATATTAAATCTGCACTAATCTTGACCGTGCTATTCCTATTCCGAAAAAAGAATGCATCCGCCCCccgcatcccccccccccccccctgcgtacgagCTTGTGCACATCTCTCGGCCCGGTTCACTTaaactaaatttgaatttggtaaATTGGTTAGCGGTTCAGTGGAAAACTTCAAACGCTGTCAAATGAAACAGTACGTGGAATGACAAGGCTTACCGAATGGTCTAGCTACTTCATCACGGAAATATTCTCCTAACGTCCTCTTTTTCGGGTCCGCTCGTGTCAGAAGTTGACTGGCGTAAAGACCAAGTGTAAATGCATGATAGCCATGAGTAGTTCCAGGCTCCCAAATTGGCGGGCTTTTTGCTAATGCTTTGCCAAGTTTATGGTAGTTCATCATAAGATCAATGGTTATGGGTGTATCTATGAAAGCCAAACCGGCctggaattttaaaaaaaaatcaaaataaaatcgATGTTTTGAATAGCATTTTATTTAACTTACATTCGTCAGTGTAAACCCGGGAATTAAGTTGTGCGAGTTTGGTATGAATACCAACCCTTTCTATTCACACATTTTAGAGTTTAAGCCCCATAGCTTGAAGAGCCATTTAATTTCATACACATCGTACCTACCTTCTCATAATACCGTAGTCTCAGTGAAGGTACATGAACTTGAAACAACATCTGAATCAATTTGGAATGGATCCCGAGATCTGGATCCTACATCCACATCGAGGTTCAATTCACATCAACCAGCTTAAGTCGACCTATTTTCAATCAGGTCCTCGTACATGAAAGCCTATTGCAAAGGTCTATTGCAGTACTATTTCAGTATTTCTCATTTAGAGAATAGATATAAACGATATCGGTTCTCTATCATTCACTGCAGTCACTATTCCTAGGAAGGATAGCAGGACATATCCCATCCCACACAACTATCCAAATCTTTACAGTTCTGAGTGCTATCTTGGATCATATTCCCATCTAATTATATTACTATATCGTGTGCCATTTGTATGATCTGTTGTCTTGAAGGTATATGAGGATTTGTGTGTCATGTGTGTGTTCAACACAAGGATATAGGAAGGAggggaaatagattatgtaacgcctattgttcctttgtgccaattggagttcccgacacgctattcatcgagaggtaccttttgttcgagacaaagggcttccgccattaaatcgttaactgacctgacagcgtattaacgctatataggCAGACCACTGTcattaagtgatcaaatgaaagtcacgtgaaagcgtctACAtggacgagaggtaccttttgttataataccacACAAGGGTGTGATCGAGTTGTCGCATACACTCAAAAACACACTTTACCGTCGACATAGAATTATTGACCgcccatcttaatttaggcgcctcctttaaataaattcaatagagttgctgatcgattacccgtaacaacgtgtcattgctgccaggtatTATAGGTCTACCTGTGccactttctataattaactacttcgcagcTATTATGGTGTCATCATGGttatataggcctgttcaataaaatcaaatggatttcttaatatcacgaatatccattttaaaagccaggtccaattgaggtagtgaaggaggatCGAGAgatgaaaagaggagaagcggatgggtgagGGGAGTTGGGGCCGGGGGGGTAAATCAGcgcaaaaaaagaaaggaagagggggagaagAAGAGAGAGGTAGAAGGAGAGCGAtgcagtcacagggctctaaattacgtaggcgtagatcgggggggttgccaggggatggtcgatataatcatcccccccccccaatattgacgcctgggtattggtttctgtcaaaattaacctcatatttggtcattttagccacaaaatgccattttttagcgctttgcgcgaattaaTTCCACATTTGTCCcacatttcaccagtttagtttcaataggcctatgctaaaattttcccacgcatttgtaccataaggggTACTGTAATGGGTACTTAAAAAAAATCCACCCCctccatgtcaaaaataaatctacgccactgcttaagtgtgtgcataagaaagaataagtgcagagaaaggaaaagaaaggaatgaataaagaaaataattattattattatagaatctaagcatataacagcactaggcagccatttaatGATGCCACAAACCTTAATacattacgtaattaaaacaccaagtcagatatatttcacatgtcacccaatttcgataactggacgttcaatgtacactctcatgaatattgattggcaacattttccaatatgtcagcgctcaaatcggacacaatagaacaatagacccttcagtgcgttggttcAACACATCCTTTCTGTGTGGCTTAATCTATTCTTTTCCTTGAAGGGTAGCAGGCCCGGGTAGCAGGCGGCTGGTTGGTAACATTTTCCCACTGATGGTCAACGAATCACTGACTTTCAACAGAGAAGTGTTTTTCTTAGTCGTGTGATTTCAAACCACTAAATATATGATAAtctgaatatcaaaataaattggcAACACTCAAAATTCAACGCTTAAGGCGAGTGGGAGCCATATTCCCGGgtattaaataaatttaaaaaataaaataaaattttataactaaaaatatataaaaattaaaataaatcaataaattttggatttatatatataatatttccgcatgattcaaagtgctgtaatttcgctgtcATTGGTGAATCATtagaatcagatcgcatcaacttgACCAGTTGCAGCGGAAGCGCAGACGTATCCGCACTTGTATTGTaatatccaccaattatctgttaTCTGTGTAGCTCCCCATATCCTATTGGATGAAGGAGGTTTTTGATAACCAGACAACTGATAACCGATATTTCTTAACATACATTAAACACGGCTTGGTCATTCCCTCTGCGACGCGCCTTAAAACTCAAGCAACTCAATTTTTAATATTGTAGAGGTGAAGCACAAACCTCGTGATGAAGCAGCTGTTTTACTGTGATGTTTTCTTTGCCATTCTGTCCAAACTCAGGCCAGTAGTGTACTACCTTTTGATCGTAGTCAAGATAGCCTCTATCTACAAGCATAGCCATACACAAAGCTGCCATTCCTTGTTTTATAGCAAGAGAATACATACACAATAGTTAAATTTTGATTTGAACTCATCAGCTGTATATTTTATTCTTCTTTACATGTTTGCtaaaaaatgcaaaacaaaatgtttGAGTTCAattattgctccagcggtttatAGAAGCAAAAACATACTGCCCGCCATGCGGATGAGTCTCTAACGTATCATACGTATTGTAcatttaaagaaaaacataattattCCATTAGGACTAAAATTTTACTGGGGTTAGACCGTGGACtgtttctacagtccatggttaGACACGTGTTAAAAAAACCCATGAGAGTCCTACAGATCCCGGAGGATGAGGATGTCAATCATGCACCTTTTTAAACGGTATGTaggcagataggtcaaactatactttttctgaatcgttatagCCAGGGGAATACTTGGGCATGGGTTTTGACgaaatctgagcaattttgaaatttgagccctgttgTATAAAATTTGGACCTTGTTGACATATAGggatatttttttgaatttttttaacttAGCTTATCGTTGCGCGTTTTCTCTGCATTTTTCTGATCTACAGACGTCGATTAGAAATTGATTCCCGAGGTATACGATAGGTCCTTCTTCGAACCTTTGATCCCAGTATGTTGAAGTTATCTATATACCGTAGCTTCACATTTCGAAAGGGctacttaaaggaacactccggtaatcacaatattatgccttatatgttagaaaaacaattatcaagcacgaatcacatggttttatttaaacaaactcacattgaccataaaacagccggctctcaacacgcgatattcacaaTTCCCGCGGTGAAAAAGCTTGTGGCAATGATGAAATTGTTATTTGTGCTCAGTCTTCATTGTGTTCAATCAATAAATctccgaccatgatggggggcatCGGGTCTGAGGGggaacaagccgtttttcggcaattttcctatgggattttttaaaatttcagatcgtatctctatgacgctacgccactggtcgtATGAGAACAATAGgtacctctcactcaagtgggcgcttttacatgacattcttttgaccacttattgacagtagcctacctggtaaagcgttaatacactgtcaggttagttaccgatttaatggcgaaACGCTTTTCTCctaaacaaaaggtacctctcgatgaatagcttatcggtaaatcaaatcggcacaagggacaatgcgttacgtaatctattgcgccTGCACGGATATGATAtgacaacctgcttgtagtgcagcgcgagtattcaaaattgttttcacctattgctatggtagttaatccgatttattctgtcacttcgccagcgtataacacAGGTAGTACAAAAGAACAATTTGGGACCTTACTCCGTTTGTTTAGTAGCTCCATAGAAAAGCATGCTGCAAAATTCACTATATAACTATATACCTTTCGTTACAGAGAATACAATGGCCATCGAATCGTGTCTCCATGGTTGCGAAGACTCATAATCAGCGTATCCTCCCCATATGTTTACCACTTGCTTTCCTTTGTAATATGCTGCAAATGCTGAGCCCCCTTCCCGCGGTTCTACATCGCCGTTTTCAAAATTAGCCCTGAAAATACCCCCCCAAAATAGATAAGAATATGGGCACTTTGTGCAATCCCAGAAttacaaggtcaaagtttatacagcgGTCAAAATTCTGATCAATTCCAAAATATTCCTACGGCCATAATGATTCtgcattagtttgacattatgaCATATCTATGACTTATCGTATACTAGTATACGACAATCaacatttatttaaattgttatACATGCACAAGTCGAATATTTGagaacattttcatcaaaatcagatgaAAAATTGTCTGTTTTGTCCTGTATGGAgccaaatgacgtcatttgaccGTTTTGCTCACAACTCCggaaagataagataagataagataagtcGTAGATAGTTCTGATCATTATGACGAGGAATATTTTAAACTTGGTTTTAataaaatttgagcaacttttgattttgcccTCTGCATACACTTTGATCTCGAAATTCTGGGATTGAACATATTAGGCAACCGTTAGCCAAGGTATTTTTAAGTGACCCACAATATTATAGATTTGTATATTTAGAGAGGAGATGcaagtattaatttttaaaacaagaTATAGCTATTAAAAGCCGAGACTAAAATGTTCGCTCAGAGCTAAAGCTTATTCATGCCCCCATTCGAGTTGAAGAGGGAGAAGATATTATGTAAGCCTAGAGGTTTCAAAATACATTTTACCATTTTATTACGAAATTGATTATGACATAATAATCCTGAGTCCTGATGAACTTTTATTCAAAGATGTTGAATACATAATAATAGCCCATACCTGTTTTCGGTGACAGTGAtcgcataaaatattgaaaggtaATGAATTTGCAAGAAACCATGCCACTTAAATTGATATTAAAGCAGTGTTCAAGGTGTTTGTATTTTACCAAAATGGAAAATGATTAAGCAGATTTTCTAACTGTAGCACAATGTTACCGTTTATAATGGTCTAGCAGTATTTATACTGGTAAACATTGGTAAAGACTAAAATAATAGAGTAAGGAATCGTACCTGAAAGCTTCGAGAACCTCTTCGAATCCAGACTGTACTGTCCCGTCTATGATAATAGGGAGTTTTTCTTTTTGCATTACTCTAACAACAAGAGACGCCACAACAGCAACAACACACAGCACGAAGGCTTTAGCCCAGAGTCCCATTGTTGTTCAACTTTGATGACAAAATGTGGAAAAATGCCAATACCAAATATTGAAGCAACACAGCTAAGCAGGTTAATAAAAgcgactcaacatgctcaaccgTATCATTTTGTACCACATAAATGTAAGCATTAATTCTATTAATATCTAGTCGCGCTGTTATTTCATGTCAAAAGAATAAACTTTGTTGACATTTCGATAATATCAAGTTCAAATGTCAAAGGTTCCTATTTCAGATTTCCTCTTGTCATAATAGTTTAAaggcgcattacaccaaatcactgcgcggaaggtacaatggtgatgagttccggttaaaagtatatggctactggagacaatgacAATGTGGTGtacttagggaccatgttcttcgtgaggttggcatgttctgatttaaatgtaAGATGCTATCCtaataatgactaaaatagatatgaaattataaaaatatagacacagatattaatacatttcacaacactgtgtttcacgccaaagcgatcttcaggtgaataaattaaaaatgaaaaacacgaTGATAAGAATATGAAACGAACCTTAAATCAGTTAATTTTCTAGATGTTAATCTGAATCTTATCAACGGAAGCTACAAACCGTACAGAAAGCCGAACAATCCACCTGTATATATCAACACCAGCTCTAACCATCCACCAACAATAATTAGAAATATACCTGCAGCAATCAGTAAGAGAATTTCTACTTTGTCCTCAAGCAAAGAGATTTTCGACCAAGCAGCCGAAACGTACAACGAAGCGTTAAGTTCATGTGGCTATTCTGAAAAAATCCAGTACAGTGAAAAGGAGAACATCAACTCGACGAAACAAGACAATAGCAAAAAGAAGAATAAGAGCAGAAAAAGAAAGGTTATATGGTTTAATCCGCCATTTAGTAAGAACGTTAAAACAAACGTAGGAGGTACCTTTATTCGCCTAATTAATAAGCATTTTCCAAGAGGGAGTAagctgtttaaaatattcaacaaGAACAGCGTGAAAGTAAGTTATAGTTGCACGAGAAATATAGGCGCGATTATGAAATCCCGCAACGCACAAATCAGACGTAGCGCCGATAAGCCACCCGAAAAAGAGTGTAATTGTAGAAAAAAGGACAGCTGTCCTCTCAGTGGAAAGTGCTTATCTCAAGCTATAGTTTACAAAGCCACAGTAAACTCAGACAATGAATCAAAACAATATATTGGATTAGCAGGCGGTACATTTAAGGAAAGGTACAACAACCACACTAAGTCTTTTCggctagaaaaatacaaaaaggagacAGAACTATCGAAATATGTTTGGGGGCTTAAACACAAAGATGAAAAGTTCAACATCAGTTGGGATATAGTCCAAAATTCCAACACCAAAatgagaaaatcaggaatttgtaACCTTTGTTTAGAAGAAAAAATGGCAATCTTAAACTCAAAAATGAGTAATCCAAGAATCTCGCTCAACAAAAGAAGTGAGCTGATAAGCAAATGTCGTCATAGCCGTGTTAAGAAAAAGCAATGTTTCATATGGTATgtttaggcctattcattattttctccactagcgggacacccgcgctacgcgcgggtccccgctaggtgagtaaatgggagcgttcactaaaacaggaggaattactgaacaggtagaatcattgaaaaggtaaattttatttttctgaacctgaccctccttaagcctacgtttctgttttaacttctttctttctttttagtttcttctacatgggccgaTAACCCACATACtcacagcctgtttgtcctcattttgttttcttttttatttatagtaggcctacctcttcatgttgtttgtactttttaacacacatctttttcccgtatttattacgctacggtcgttcacccgtaatatcattcattacgtgtctctgcgtcgtttacgcgtgccatggcgtagtgctgcgttacccgtgcggtatcgctgcgctacgcaagcggcttggcattagatacgcccgtgcgacgcgcagggctagcttagtaactgactcctttttttgtttacctagtatagcaacggaccacattttcactgattttgaggccaattcttgaccgttttcaaccaaattttcgcattacccTCTCGGTATATtccccgatctcccgtatgaatttggtgacagTTGGATAGAAAccgacggagcctttatacacatagatagatagatagatagatagatacaacattcccctatttatagtaagataaccTATTTCACCACCTGCCGTTGTGCGTCATACTTGCGCTAGGTGTGTTTTTCGACACCGCGTACGTTGCGTGCACGCTTTATTTCGTTGCTAGGTTACGGAGTTTTTGGAAAGGCCTTTGATCATcgtgtttttcatttttcatttttcatttttcatttttcatttttcattttttcatttttcatttttttttcatttttcatttttaatttttaatttattcacctgaagatcgctttggcgtgaaacacagtgttgtgaaatgtattaatatctgtgtctatattttaaaatagctctaccatttattggtatcgagcactgtatagctgtctgtgatacttttacttcttaatatgaaattatacatatcgatttcacaagaaaggtAGACCCTgcccgaattactgctaacggaacatgATTTAATGccagttttggcgttgaaatagcgccgtcgcttttcaacattttaaaataaaaaacaggACCTATAAAGTTAACCAAAattgaagtttaaattaaaattcagtcttaaattaatacagggatgacgtaaaaaagtgacaaatattgtcacgtgGGGTAGAAAACGCCggttaaaaaagttgatttttacgtgcttttcaaaggagaagttatttggtggtctacgCCTTAAGCATAACAAGTGCCATTTAAGGAAAATCTGGGTATGTATATGATGCAAAAGGTGCCATAATACACTAACAATTAGAAACACAATTATTGAGATGAAATTGAAAGAAGAAAAATAGAGATATACTGTAAGATCGACATACGATACGAAGTGGGACTGGGTCAGATAAACAAAATGTGGCAGAAGACAGGAAAAATACACACAAACATTGGGAAACAAACAATGATAAATTATTATGACACAGAATAACCTAAAAATAGCCATTTGCCGGTTGTAGATCTATGTGAAGTACcgtcgtctgaatatcaaatcgtgcatagcacattcacgtgtatcgatcccgggtattcattttagtatctctgctgtaccaagtaattattagctatgcgatgtcggtgtgccccacacccgtaggcaatgaggataacgtgccttgcccaaggacacaaacCGTTGACACAGGTGGGGTTCGAACTACGACAACATATGGATTATGAGCcgagcgccttatccactcggccacacgtgctcctcgTCCCGATAtcgtcatggcagaaatcgccatgatggtagatcgaatTCACTCGTTCTTCaatagccacgcatggccattttgttccgacctgtttaatagttttgaggcgcataatgggccgagggacatccgactaagatTATACTATTGACAATAACCTAGTAACTGACCtgtgtagatgtcagtgagcctggcacaccgacatcgcccggttaataattacatgatacagcagagacactgaaatgaatacccgggatcgatacacgtgaatgtgctatgcacggtttctattcagacgataaatctttggataccggagtagaaaatgatgaatatctctcgtaattgatttagtctaaagaagccagatttggttccttgcacttgaatatatatgttcaacggatatgatagtcgttagctagcgtcttgagaaagaagcgcgcgtcttgaactcaaaaactgacaaaaatattctgattttatat
The Amphiura filiformis chromosome 3, Afil_fr2py, whole genome shotgun sequence DNA segment above includes these coding regions:
- the LOC140147424 gene encoding beta-lactamase domain-containing protein 2-like; its protein translation is MGLWAKAFVLCVVAVVASLVVRVMQKEKLPIIIDGTVQSGFEEVLEAFRANFENGDVEPREGGSAFAAYYKGKQVVNIWGGYADYESSQPWRHDSMAIVFSVTKGMAALCMAMLVDRGYLDYDQKVVHYWPEFGQNGKENITVKQLLHHEAGLAFIDTPITIDLMMNYHKLGKALAKSPPIWEPGTTHGYHAFTLGLYASQLLTRADPKKRTLGEYFRDEVARPFGIEFYIGLPKELNYRVARYFTDGKDLNGVKSFLRSQMDPINRQITWGTVTGQNKRKEVFGNFADASDFYKFNDPRNREFECPSATGYGTAEALAKVYGIIANGGKTTDRKQLLPEKLIKMIEEGGTPLLDDYTSRIPSRFSYGFHRLTYQDREMLGHIGHGGNNAYADSLVWDL